The Juglans regia cultivar Chandler chromosome 2, Walnut 2.0, whole genome shotgun sequence genome includes a window with the following:
- the LOC108984837 gene encoding transcription factor bHLH71-like, translating to MALEALSSNELFNYIIYDTISATPYSSHDSSETGVLLESVMMPRNQGGILENSSLMTQKRHSGRSDVVQRRQLLAVQGRKKRRRKPRVCKNKEEAETQRMTHIAVERNRRKQMNEHLVVLRSLMPESYAQRGDQASIVGGAIEFVKVLEHLLQSLEAQKLQRPQPGESGLNEDMTTTPKFLKQQRPPFAQFFAYPQYTWSQIPNKYASKTKAAIADIEVTLIETHASLRILSRRSPRQLSKLVAGFQTLCLSILHLNVTTMDPLVLYSISAKVEEGCRLTSVDDIAGAVHHMLRIIEDEAALC from the exons ATGGCTTTAGAAGCTCTTTCTTCCAACGAGCTTTTCAACTACATAATCTACGATACTATCTCTGCAACCCCATATAGCAGCCATGACTCTTCAGAGACCGGTGTTTTATTGGAGAGCGTAATGATGCCTCGAAACCAAGGTGGTATTTTGGAGAACTCTTCATTGATGACCCAAAAGCGCCACTCTGGCAGGTCAGACGTTGTCCAACGGAGGCAGCTTTTGGCGGTTCaagggaggaagaagaggaggagaaagCCAAGGGTATGCAAGAACAAGGAAGAAGCTGAAACACAAAGGATGACGCACATTGCTGTAGAAAGAAACCGCCGGAAACAGATGAATGAACACCTCGTCGTCTTGCGTTCCCTCATGCCTGAATCCTATGCCCAAAGG GGTGACCAGGCCTCCATAGTAGGTGGTGCTATAGAATTTGTGAAGGTACTTGAGCACCTCCTGCAATCCCTTGAAGCTCAGAAACTTCAACGTCCACAGCCAGGAGAAAGCGGCCTGAACGAAGACATGACCACAACCCCCAAGTTCCTCAAGCAGCAGCGACCCCCATTTGCACAATTTTTTGCGTATCCACAGTACACCTGGTCTCAGATCCCTAACAAATATGCATCGAAGACCAAGGCTGCCATAGCCGATATCGAGGTGACTTTGATCGAAacccatgcaagccttcgaatCCTCTCGCGCAGAAGCCCTAGACAGCTCTCAAAATTGGTTGCTGGTTTTCAGACACTCTGCCTCTCCATCCTTCACCTCAATGTGACCACCATGGACCCTTTGGTCCTCTACTCCATCAGCGCCAAG GTAGAAGAAGGATGCCGACTCACTTCAGTAGATGACATAGCTGGAGCAGTTCACCACatgcttagaataattgaggACGAAGCTGCCTTATGTTGA
- the LOC108984453 gene encoding E3 ubiquitin-protein ligase Os04g0590900-like codes for MATLDNPKTWIPYMGSKDCSQGFCTLYCPQWCYIVYPPPPPFEFPDGNSGPNFSPLVIAIISILASAFLLISYYTIISKYCGNGDSARRDDHDLSEESEDNQSHSLHEPWHVVTAGLDEALIKSITVCKYKKGEGLVEGTDCSVCLSEFEEDESIRLLPKCSHAFHLPCIDTWLKSHSNCPLCRANIVSLGGTPLPLPAPVTDIPSSNETLPGTQQANENVTLAQDLESYVREEEMVHGDTAPKTSVRAFSDLGNSEERDTIIEIRDGGYQHVRRSFSMDLLCQSRPSVADILCMDEDHEDVQVVVEDCVGDSSSSKQLAAGVEEKSSSKSRVLHMVTSPIAMKRSFSSGRFFLTRHGRRRQTVIPV; via the coding sequence ATGGCGACTCTAGACAACCCAAAAACTTGGATACCATATATGGGCAGCAAAGACTGTTCTCAAGGCTTCTGTACTTTATACTGTCCTCAGTGGTGCTACATCGTCTATCCTCCTCCACCTCCCTTTGAATTCCCAGATGGGAATTCTGGTCCAAATTTCTCCCCTCTTGTTATTGCAATCATTAGCATTTTGGCAAGTGCTTTCCTTCTTATAAGTTACTACACCATTATATCCAAGTACTGTGGCAATGGGGACTCGGCTAGAAGAGACGATCATGACTTGAGTGAAGAATCGGAAGATAATCAGAGCCATTCTCTCCATGAACCATGGCATGTTGTAACTGCTGGCTTGGATGAAGCTCTTATAAAGTCTATCACAGTATGCAAGTATAAGAAGGGAGAAGGGTTGGTTGAAGGCACTGATTGCTCTGTTTGTCTCAGTGAgtttgaagaagatgagagcATAAGGCTCTTACCAAAGTGTAGTCATGCTTTCCATCTCCCATGCATTGATACCTGGCTCAAATCCCACTCGAATTGCCCTTTATGCCGTGCTAATATAGTATCTTTAGGCGGTACGCCGCTTCCTTTGCCTGCACCAGTGACCGACATACCTTCGAGTAATGAGACTTTGCCGGGAACCCAACAGGCAAATGAAAATGTAACCCTTGCCCAAGACTTGGAAAGCTATGTTAGGGAGGAAGAAATGGTGCATGGTGATACAGCTCCAAAGACCTCAGTACGTGCTTTTAGTGATTTGGGCAACTCAGAAGAGAGAGATACAATTATTGAGATTAGAGATGGAGGATATCAGCATGTTAGAAGATCGTTTTCCATGGATCTTTTGTGCCAAAGCCGTCCTTCCGTAGCTGATATATTGTGCATGGATGAAGATCATGAAGATGTTCAAGTAGTAGTGGAAGATTGCGTTGGTGATTCTAGCTCATCGAAGCAACTAGCAGCAGGAGTCGAGGAGAAGTCTAGCAGTAAAAGCAGGGTCTTGCATATGGTAACGAGTCCTATTGCAATGAAGAGATCATTTTCAAGCGGAAGATTCTTTCTCACCAGGCATGGGAGGAGACGGCAAACGGTCATTCCAGtctga